The nucleotide sequence CTGCACGAGGTGCACCGCATGCCGCTGCCCGCCGGCGGCGCGCAGCGGGCCGTGTCGCTCGTGCAGTCCTGGGCCACCCAGCGGGGCGTCAACCCGATGATGCCGGGGGTGGGAGTCAGCGCGGTGCTGGGCACCGCCGCCCGCCGCGAGCTGCGGGACAGCCTGCTGCGCCGCTTCGGCCGCAACCTCACCACGCTCGGCCCGTTCCTCACCGGCGCCGCCGTGGCCGGCTACCTCAACCGGCGGGCCACCCGCACCCTCGGCGACCAGCTCCGCAAGGACCTCCGCCACCAGGCCCGCGCGCTGCCCGGCTCGCACCCCTGACCCGGGGCGCCACCCGGCGGGTTCAGGCGGCGTCGCGGGCGGCGAGCAGGGCCGCGGCCAGCTCGACCGGCCGCCGGGAGCTGACCACCCAGAACGGGGTGGGGTCGTCGGGGTCGTCCAGCACCACCTGCACGGCGCCGCCGACCCAGGGGCGCTGCACCACGAAGGCGAGCGGGTCGGCGCCGACGCCGAGCACCTCGCGCCGGCCGGCCGCGTCCAGCGGCACCGCGTCCGCGACGTGGCGCACCGGCAGGCGCGCGTCGTCGACCCGCAGCTCACCGTCGCGCACGGCGACCCGGATCCGGCCCAGCCACCACAGGGTCGCCGCGGCCGCCGGGAGCAGCAGCACGAACGGCAGCCAGGCCCGGACGCCGGTCGCGCCCATCCACAGCTCGGCGGCGAGCAGCCCGGCGAGGGCCAGGCCGATCGGCCAGGCCCACCAGGGCAGCCCGAGGCGCTCCGAGTAGGCCGGGGTGGCGGCCACCGGGGCGGCCGGGGATGACGACTGACGCACACTCCGAGGGTACGGCGCGCGGGCGGCCGCCGAACCGGCAGGATGGCAGGGTCACCCCCGCTCGGACCGGACGGAAGAGGATCACCGTGACAGACGTCGTACCCGTGCCCGTACGGCAGCTCGACCCGGAGCTGCCGCTGCCGGCGTACGCCCATCCCGGGGACGCGGGCGCGGACCTGGTGGCCGCCGCGGACGTGGAGCTGCCGCCCGGCGGGCGGGCCCTGGTGCCGACCGGTGTGGCCATCGCGCTGCCGGAGGGCTACGTCGGGCTCGTGCACCCCCGATCGGGGCTGGCGGCCAGGCTCGGCGTGACGGTGCTCAACGCGCCCGGTACGGTCGACGCCGGCTACCGGGGTGAGATCCTGGTCAACCTGATCAATCATGATCGGGAGACGCCGGCGAAGATCAGCCGGGGCGACCGGATCGCGCAGCTCGTGGTGCAGCGGGTCGCCCGGGCCGCGTTCCAGCCGGTGGTCGAGCTGCCCGCGTCCCGGCGCGGGACCGGCGGGCACGGCTCCACGGGCGGGCACGCCGGGCTGGTCCCGGCTCCGGCGGGCGGGCGGACGGAAGAGGTGGCAGGGTGAGTGCGAACAGCGGAGGGTGGGCGCAGTGATCTTCTCCCGTAAGCGGGCCGAGGGCGCGCGGCACGCGCGTGACGAGCGGGACGCCGGGGTCCTCGACGAGGAGACCCCGCTGACGCCGGCCCGTGGCCCGTACGACGTGTCCGAGGCGCCGGACGCGCCCCGGCTCGACCTGGGCAGCCTGCAGATCCCGGCGGTGCCGGACGTCGAGGTGCGGGTACAGGCCGACCCGCAGGGCGTGATCCAGCAGGTGGTGCTGGTGCACGGCCAGAACGCCCTCCAGCTCGGCGTCTTCGCCGCGCCCCGCTCCGAGGGCATCTGGGACGAGGTGCGCGAGGAGATCCGGCAGTCGCTGTTCAACGACGGCGCCGCCGCCCAGGAGGTCGAGGGGGACTACGGCACCGAGCTGCGCGCCCGGGTCCGCACCCCGGACGGCATCACCGACCTGCGCTTCGTCGGCATCGACGGGCCGCGCTGGATGGTGCGCGGGGTCTACCAGGGCGAGGCCGCCACGAACCCGGCCGCCGCCGGCTCGCTCCAGGCGTGCCTGGACGGCCTCGTCGTCGACCGCGGCCAGGAGGCCAAGCCGGTGCGGGAGCCGCTGCCGCTGCGGCTGCCCCGCGAGGTGGCCGAGCAGCACGCCCAGCAGGAGGGCGCGCCGCAG is from Micromonospora terminaliae and encodes:
- a CDS encoding DUF3093 domain-containing protein, translating into MRQSSSPAAPVAATPAYSERLGLPWWAWPIGLALAGLLAAELWMGATGVRAWLPFVLLLPAAAATLWWLGRIRVAVRDGELRVDDARLPVRHVADAVPLDAAGRREVLGVGADPLAFVVQRPWVGGAVQVVLDDPDDPTPFWVVSSRRPVELAAALLAARDAA
- the dut gene encoding dUTP diphosphatase, which gives rise to MTDVVPVPVRQLDPELPLPAYAHPGDAGADLVAAADVELPPGGRALVPTGVAIALPEGYVGLVHPRSGLAARLGVTVLNAPGTVDAGYRGEILVNLINHDRETPAKISRGDRIAQLVVQRVARAAFQPVVELPASRRGTGGHGSTGGHAGLVPAPAGGRTEEVAG
- a CDS encoding DUF3710 domain-containing protein; the encoded protein is MIFSRKRAEGARHARDERDAGVLDEETPLTPARGPYDVSEAPDAPRLDLGSLQIPAVPDVEVRVQADPQGVIQQVVLVHGQNALQLGVFAAPRSEGIWDEVREEIRQSLFNDGAAAQEVEGDYGTELRARVRTPDGITDLRFVGIDGPRWMVRGVYQGEAATNPAAAGSLQACLDGLVVDRGQEAKPVREPLPLRLPREVAEQHAQQEGAPQQREA